A stretch of Arthrobacter sunyaminii DNA encodes these proteins:
- the rplS gene encoding 50S ribosomal protein L19, with protein MHILDSVDAASLRSDIPEFRAGDTVKVHVNIIEGKNTRVQVFQGFVMKRQGDGLRETFTVRKVSFGVGVERTFPVHSPVLDKIEVVSKGDVRRAKLYYMRDLRGKAAKIKEKRDARPAK; from the coding sequence ATGCACATCCTAGATTCTGTTGATGCAGCCTCGCTGCGTTCAGACATCCCCGAGTTCCGCGCCGGTGACACGGTCAAGGTTCACGTAAACATCATCGAAGGCAAGAACACCCGTGTTCAGGTCTTCCAGGGCTTCGTCATGAAGCGCCAGGGCGACGGCCTGCGCGAGACCTTCACGGTCCGCAAGGTCAGCTTCGGCGTCGGCGTGGAGCGTACCTTCCCGGTGCACTCCCCGGTTCTCGACAAGATCGAGGTCGTCTCCAAGGGTGACGTCCGCCGCGCCAAGCTGTACTACATGCGCGACCTGCGCGGCAAGGCAGCCAAGATCAAGGAAAAGCGCGACGCACGTCCCGCCAAGTAA
- the trmD gene encoding tRNA (guanosine(37)-N1)-methyltransferase TrmD: MRIDVVSIFPEYLAALDLSLIGKARQDGLLDLNVHDLRDFTTDRHRTVDDTPYGGGAGMVMKAEPWAQALGSVAEAGTGDGVTPDAETRPVLIVPSPAGAVFTQAMAYELAEEKHLVFACGRYEGIDERVLEWADERFDVRPVSLGDYVLNGGEVAVLAMVEAIGRLVPGVVGNPESLVEESHSDGLLEYPVYTKPSSWRDRNVPDILLSGNHGKIAQWRREQQLQRTAARRPDLLEKFDVSQLTKADKAALASMGYEVTKDRILPLG, translated from the coding sequence GTGCGTATTGATGTAGTCAGCATTTTCCCGGAGTATTTGGCGGCACTGGATCTGTCGCTGATCGGCAAGGCCCGGCAGGATGGGCTGCTGGACCTCAACGTCCACGACCTGCGGGACTTCACCACGGACCGCCACCGCACCGTGGATGACACCCCCTACGGCGGCGGCGCCGGCATGGTCATGAAGGCCGAGCCCTGGGCGCAGGCGCTGGGTTCTGTTGCGGAGGCGGGGACCGGCGACGGCGTCACCCCCGACGCTGAAACCCGCCCCGTGCTGATCGTCCCCTCGCCCGCGGGGGCCGTGTTCACCCAGGCTATGGCCTATGAGCTGGCCGAAGAGAAGCACCTTGTGTTCGCCTGCGGACGCTACGAGGGCATTGATGAGCGCGTCCTGGAGTGGGCCGATGAGCGTTTTGATGTGCGTCCGGTGAGCCTCGGGGATTATGTGCTCAACGGGGGAGAGGTTGCCGTGCTGGCCATGGTGGAGGCCATTGGCCGCCTGGTGCCCGGCGTCGTCGGCAATCCCGAATCCCTGGTGGAGGAATCGCACTCCGACGGCCTGCTGGAATACCCGGTCTACACCAAGCCCTCTTCGTGGAGGGACCGGAATGTGCCGGACATCCTGCTCAGCGGCAACCACGGCAAGATCGCCCAGTGGCGCCGCGAGCAGCAGCTGCAGCGCACCGCAGCCCGCCGGCCGGACCTGCTGGAAAAGTTCGACGTCTCCCAGCTAACCAAGGCCGACAAGGCCGCGCTGGCATCCATGGGATACGAAGTGACGAAGGACCGGATCCTGCCCCTCGGGTGA
- the rimM gene encoding ribosome maturation factor RimM (Essential for efficient processing of 16S rRNA), translating to MQLQVARIGKPHGIRGEVTVQVLTDAPEDRFVPGTELIVEPASKGPLTVISARWNKDILLLGFDEVVDRNGAEELRGAMLSVDIDELDDEDDDEGWYEHELVGLKARIGDDVVGTVSGLRTLTVQDLLVIDDNEGREVFVPFVEAIVPEVNVEGGYVLLTPPEGLFELNLPEDKQDKKDKPEKDSGSKDKDAQNEAGR from the coding sequence ATGCAGTTACAGGTGGCACGCATCGGCAAGCCGCACGGCATCCGCGGCGAAGTAACCGTCCAGGTACTGACTGATGCCCCCGAGGACCGCTTTGTGCCCGGAACCGAGCTCATCGTCGAGCCTGCGTCCAAGGGCCCGCTCACGGTCATCAGCGCCCGCTGGAACAAGGACATCCTTCTGCTCGGATTCGACGAAGTGGTGGACCGCAACGGCGCTGAGGAGCTGCGCGGGGCAATGCTCTCTGTCGACATCGATGAACTGGATGATGAGGACGACGACGAGGGCTGGTACGAGCACGAGCTGGTAGGGCTGAAGGCTCGAATCGGCGACGACGTCGTGGGTACCGTCAGCGGCCTGCGCACCCTCACCGTCCAGGACCTGCTGGTGATTGACGACAATGAGGGCCGTGAGGTCTTTGTTCCCTTCGTCGAAGCCATCGTGCCCGAGGTCAACGTTGAGGGCGGCTACGTGCTGCTTACCCCGCCGGAGGGCTTGTTTGAGCTGAATCTCCCCGAGGACAAGCAGGACAAGAAGGACAAGCCGGAGAAGGACAGCGGCAGCAAGGACAAGGACGCTCAGAACGAGGCCGGCCGCTAA
- a CDS encoding RNA-binding protein — MLAEALEHLVRGIVDSPEDVKVSAKSNRRGETLEVRVHQDDLGRVIGRQGRTARALRTVIAALANGEPVRVDVVDTDRRR, encoded by the coding sequence TTGCTGGCCGAAGCGCTGGAGCATCTCGTCCGCGGAATCGTTGACAGTCCTGAGGACGTCAAGGTTTCCGCCAAGAGCAACCGCCGCGGGGAAACCCTCGAGGTGCGAGTTCATCAGGATGATCTGGGCCGCGTCATCGGACGCCAGGGACGGACGGCACGTGCATTGCGCACCGTGATCGCCGCCCTCGCGAACGGAGAGCCGGTTCGCGTCGATGTAGTGGATACCGACCGCCGCCGCTGA
- the rpsP gene encoding 30S ribosomal protein S16, with protein MAVKIRLKRLGKKFSAHYRVVVMDSRAKRDGRAIEEIGLYRPTENPSYIDIKSDRAQYWLSVGAQPTEQVAVLLKITGDWQKFKNIEGQEGTLQVKAPKEAFVAPEKKSVIVPEAITPKAKKDEAPAEAEAE; from the coding sequence GTGGCCGTAAAGATTCGCCTTAAGCGCCTCGGCAAGAAGTTCTCAGCACACTACCGCGTTGTTGTCATGGATTCCCGTGCCAAGCGCGATGGCCGTGCCATCGAGGAGATCGGACTGTACCGTCCGACCGAGAACCCGTCGTACATCGACATCAAGTCTGACCGTGCGCAGTACTGGCTCAGCGTCGGCGCCCAGCCCACCGAGCAGGTTGCAGTTCTGCTGAAGATCACCGGTGACTGGCAGAAGTTCAAGAACATCGAAGGCCAGGAGGGCACCCTCCAGGTCAAGGCTCCCAAGGAAGCTTTCGTGGCTCCCGAAAAGAAGTCCGTGATTGTTCCCGAGGCCATCACCCCGAAGGCCAAGAAGGACGAGGCTCCCGCAGAGGCTGAGGCCGAGTAA
- a CDS encoding VOC family protein: protein MNLQVNASDLLPADLSMGTVMLKVGDMEKVSAYYRGALGLEIIAEADGGQYLGRGAVPVVHLAPAPGLRVAARGEAGLFHTAILFETQADLAATVAAAAQYDPAAFVGSADHLVSEAFYFTDPEGNGIELYYDKPRETWNWDDTASGREVRMASLALSPQTYFREHLTEAAFDGLRTAAAGVGHVHLQVGDTDAAAAFYVDTLGFERTAGFHGQALFVSAGGYHHHMAMNVWNSRGAGPRRDTLGLSEVLISVPSADDVAGLADRLKVAGISSHHTGAELRFEDPWRNRLRVAVG from the coding sequence ATGAACCTTCAAGTAAATGCTTCCGATCTCCTGCCTGCCGATCTGTCCATGGGCACCGTAATGCTCAAAGTCGGTGACATGGAGAAGGTCTCCGCTTACTACCGCGGGGCGCTCGGGCTCGAAATCATAGCGGAGGCCGACGGCGGCCAGTATCTGGGGCGCGGAGCCGTTCCCGTGGTGCACCTGGCTCCGGCACCCGGTCTTCGCGTGGCGGCCCGGGGTGAGGCCGGGCTGTTCCACACCGCGATCCTTTTCGAGACCCAGGCCGATCTGGCAGCCACTGTGGCGGCAGCTGCACAATATGATCCGGCCGCCTTTGTGGGTTCCGCGGACCACCTGGTGAGCGAGGCTTTCTACTTCACCGACCCCGAAGGCAACGGGATCGAGCTTTACTATGACAAGCCCCGGGAAACCTGGAACTGGGATGACACGGCGTCCGGCCGCGAGGTGCGCATGGCATCTCTTGCCCTCTCGCCGCAAACCTACTTCCGGGAACATCTGACCGAGGCTGCGTTCGACGGACTGCGCACGGCCGCCGCCGGCGTGGGGCACGTGCATCTGCAGGTGGGGGACACCGACGCGGCCGCAGCGTTCTACGTGGATACCCTCGGATTTGAGCGCACCGCCGGGTTCCATGGGCAGGCACTGTTCGTTTCTGCCGGCGGCTATCACCACCACATGGCCATGAATGTCTGGAACAGCCGCGGCGCCGGACCCCGCCGCGACACCCTGGGCCTAAGCGAGGTGCTTATCAGTGTTCCGTCCGCCGACGACGTCGCAGGCCTGGCCGACCGGCTGAAGGTGGCCGGGATTTCCAGCCACCACACGGGCGCTGAGCTAAGGTTCGAGGATCCCTGGCGCAACCGGCTGCGCGTTGCTGTCGGCTGA
- a CDS encoding GNAT family N-acetyltransferase, with protein sequence MRSATAEDLVQLPALEAASDTLLEGLIGPDSNGSLTHAGALPPPAAVAELASARRILVAGEPPAGFARIEEVDGQAHLEQLSVHPSAAGAGLGRLLVESALQWAREQGYRSMTLCTFAQIPFNAPFYRSCGFEEVPEPHGQLREVREHERLLGLDDMGLRVAMRRDLNPT encoded by the coding sequence GTGCGCAGTGCCACCGCTGAGGATTTAGTTCAGCTCCCCGCCCTTGAAGCGGCGTCGGACACCTTGCTGGAGGGCCTGATAGGGCCCGACTCGAACGGTTCACTCACGCATGCAGGCGCCCTGCCGCCGCCGGCCGCCGTGGCCGAACTGGCCTCAGCCCGCCGCATTCTGGTGGCGGGAGAACCGCCGGCGGGATTTGCCCGGATCGAGGAAGTGGACGGCCAGGCACATCTGGAGCAGCTTTCCGTGCATCCTTCGGCAGCCGGTGCCGGGTTGGGCCGTTTGCTGGTGGAATCCGCGCTGCAGTGGGCCAGGGAGCAGGGTTACCGATCCATGACGCTGTGCACTTTTGCGCAGATTCCGTTCAATGCTCCGTTTTATCGGAGCTGCGGCTTTGAAGAGGTGCCGGAACCGCACGGGCAACTGCGGGAGGTGCGGGAGCACGAGCGGCTGCTCGGACTGGACGACATGGGGCTGCGTGTGGCGATGCGCAGGGACCTGAATCCGACGTAG
- a CDS encoding alpha/beta fold hydrolase, protein MPAERVVFVHGAGSFGAAAWPRQHGLALDYDCLFLKRHGFDDVAAPQAPDLEADVAIIREALGDGGHLVAHAAGAVPAMLAALRDPGRVYSLILCEPAVFSLTRDLPATRAHRELLQPLFDAAPEMTDEEYEREFVRRVFATDAAAAGRAARPGHTAPADEAARRSAARLRLQTPPWEAPLEIVPGVPTLVLTGGWEPLYEEVADFLVSTGAEHLQVGGNHRPQDTGAGRKAIREFLSANRGRAALGA, encoded by the coding sequence TTGCCCGCTGAACGAGTGGTATTTGTGCACGGCGCCGGAAGTTTCGGAGCTGCAGCCTGGCCCCGGCAGCACGGACTGGCCCTGGACTACGACTGCCTGTTCCTCAAGCGTCACGGCTTTGACGACGTCGCGGCCCCTCAGGCTCCGGATCTGGAGGCCGATGTTGCCATCATTCGCGAAGCCCTGGGGGACGGCGGGCACTTGGTGGCGCATGCGGCGGGCGCCGTTCCGGCCATGCTGGCGGCTCTGCGGGATCCGGGCCGCGTGTATTCCCTGATCCTGTGCGAGCCGGCAGTCTTCTCACTGACCCGCGACCTGCCGGCCACCCGGGCCCACCGCGAACTGCTTCAGCCGTTGTTTGACGCGGCGCCGGAGATGACTGACGAGGAGTACGAGCGCGAATTTGTCCGCCGGGTCTTCGCAACCGACGCGGCCGCCGCAGGCCGTGCCGCCCGGCCGGGCCATACTGCTCCGGCTGATGAAGCTGCCAGACGGTCGGCCGCGCGTCTGCGGCTGCAGACTCCGCCCTGGGAAGCTCCGCTGGAAATCGTTCCCGGAGTCCCCACTCTGGTGCTCACCGGAGGATGGGAACCGCTGTATGAGGAGGTTGCGGATTTCCTGGTGTCCACCGGCGCCGAGCACCTGCAAGTGGGTGGGAATCACCGCCCGCAGGACACCGGCGCCGGCCGAAAGGCCATCCGGGAGTTCCTCTCGGCGAACCGCGGACGCGCGGCCCTGGGCGCATGA
- a CDS encoding NUDIX domain-containing protein, whose amino-acid sequence MAAQGLNGFYGSVFKRSTAAFALIRTADGRILMVRSGTGAWELPGGVVKGGEDPRSAARRGASEALGAGFDVGRLLVLDCVQGGDRQGGGQGDSIAFVFDGGTLVTSVTGFSGAGGEREARFVALGEGTEVFGSATAGLLAGAVEALDLGTVTELVDGKPARGEPILPPVSRRMMPPVDGYEGILGRQESRFAR is encoded by the coding sequence GTGGCAGCACAGGGACTGAACGGCTTTTACGGGTCGGTGTTCAAGCGAAGCACCGCTGCCTTCGCTCTGATCCGCACCGCGGACGGGCGGATTTTGATGGTGCGCTCCGGCACCGGGGCCTGGGAGCTTCCCGGCGGCGTGGTGAAGGGCGGGGAGGACCCCCGCTCCGCCGCACGCCGCGGGGCGAGCGAGGCGCTGGGAGCCGGGTTCGACGTCGGGCGCTTGCTGGTACTGGACTGTGTTCAGGGCGGGGACCGGCAGGGCGGCGGTCAGGGAGACTCCATCGCTTTTGTGTTCGACGGCGGCACGCTGGTCACGTCGGTGACAGGCTTTAGTGGAGCCGGAGGTGAGCGCGAAGCCCGCTTTGTTGCCCTGGGGGAGGGCACGGAGGTCTTCGGCTCTGCGACGGCCGGCCTGCTGGCCGGCGCCGTGGAAGCCCTGGACCTGGGAACCGTGACTGAACTGGTTGACGGCAAACCGGCCCGCGGCGAGCCGATTCTCCCGCCGGTTTCCCGTCGGATGATGCCTCCGGTGGACGGTTACGAAGGAATTCTAGGACGTCAGGAGTCCCGTTTTGCCCGCTGA
- the ffh gene encoding signal recognition particle protein codes for MFNSLSDRLTTTFKNLRGKGRLTEADVDATVREIRRALLDADVAVPVVRAFTASVKERALGLEVSQALNPGQQVVKIVNEELVGILGGETRRLRLAKNPPTVIMLAGLQGAGKTTLAGKLSKHLKSQGHSPLLVAADLQRPNAVKQLQVNGERAGVPVYAPHPGVSSEFESATGDPVAVARQGIEEARTKLHDVVIVDTAGRLGVDAELMQQAADIRAAINPDEVLFVIDAMIGQDAVNTAQAFNEGVNFTGVVLTKLDGDARGGAALSVASVTGKPIMFASTGEALTDFEVFHPDRMASRILDLGDVLTLIEQAEQNWDKDEASRMAKKFADQEDFTLDDFLQQMQQLRKMGSMKKMLMMMPGAAGMREQLENFDEREIDRVEAIVRSMTPHERVAPKIINGSRRARIARGSGVHVSEVNGLLERFVQAQKMMKKMASGGGIPGMPGMAGPGGFGGSRKKQQAAKGKKKAKSGNPAKAAQERAEAEARRAGARKALPTGSAFGGQDADFDPASLNLPKGFEKFLGK; via the coding sequence GTGTTCAATTCACTGTCTGACCGGTTGACTACAACCTTCAAGAACCTCCGCGGCAAGGGCCGGCTGACCGAGGCCGACGTCGATGCCACGGTCCGCGAGATCCGTCGCGCGCTGCTGGACGCCGACGTCGCCGTCCCCGTGGTCCGCGCCTTCACCGCCTCCGTCAAGGAGCGCGCGCTTGGCCTCGAGGTGTCGCAGGCACTGAACCCGGGCCAGCAGGTTGTGAAGATCGTCAACGAGGAGCTCGTGGGCATCCTCGGCGGCGAGACCCGCCGGCTGCGCCTGGCCAAGAACCCGCCCACGGTCATCATGCTCGCGGGTCTGCAGGGTGCCGGTAAGACCACCCTGGCCGGCAAGCTCTCCAAGCACCTGAAGTCCCAGGGCCACAGCCCGCTGCTGGTGGCCGCTGACCTCCAGCGCCCCAACGCCGTCAAGCAGCTGCAGGTCAACGGTGAACGCGCCGGCGTGCCGGTCTACGCCCCGCATCCCGGCGTCTCCTCCGAGTTTGAGTCCGCCACCGGCGATCCCGTTGCCGTCGCGCGCCAGGGCATCGAAGAGGCACGCACCAAACTGCACGACGTCGTTATTGTGGACACCGCCGGCCGCCTGGGCGTGGACGCGGAACTGATGCAGCAGGCCGCGGACATCCGCGCCGCCATCAACCCGGACGAAGTCCTCTTTGTTATCGACGCGATGATCGGGCAGGACGCCGTTAATACGGCCCAGGCCTTCAACGAGGGCGTCAACTTCACCGGCGTCGTCCTGACCAAGCTCGACGGCGATGCCCGCGGCGGTGCCGCACTGTCCGTTGCGTCCGTGACCGGCAAGCCGATCATGTTCGCCTCCACCGGTGAAGCCCTGACCGACTTTGAGGTCTTCCACCCGGACCGCATGGCCAGCCGCATCCTGGACCTCGGCGACGTCCTGACCCTCATTGAGCAGGCCGAGCAGAACTGGGACAAGGACGAAGCCTCCCGGATGGCGAAGAAGTTCGCCGACCAGGAAGACTTCACCCTGGATGACTTCCTCCAGCAGATGCAGCAGCTGCGCAAGATGGGCTCCATGAAGAAGATGCTCATGATGATGCCCGGCGCCGCCGGCATGCGTGAGCAGCTGGAAAACTTCGACGAGCGCGAAATCGACCGCGTGGAAGCCATTGTCCGCTCCATGACTCCGCACGAGCGGGTGGCTCCGAAGATCATCAACGGCTCCCGCCGCGCCCGCATTGCCCGCGGTTCAGGCGTGCACGTTTCCGAGGTCAACGGCCTGCTGGAACGCTTTGTGCAGGCACAGAAGATGATGAAGAAGATGGCCTCGGGCGGCGGAATCCCGGGCATGCCCGGCATGGCCGGCCCCGGCGGATTCGGCGGCTCGCGGAAGAAGCAGCAGGCAGCCAAGGGCAAGAAGAAGGCCAAGTCGGGCAACCCGGCCAAGGCGGCTCAGGAGCGCGCCGAGGCCGAGGCACGCCGCGCCGGAGCCCGCAAAGCGCTCCCGACCGGCAGCGCTTTCGGTGGCCAGGATGCCGATTTCGATCCTGCCTCGCTGAATCTCCCCAAGGGCTTCGAAAAGTTCCTGGGCAAGTAG
- a CDS encoding glucose-6-phosphate dehydrogenase, which yields MSETSPLRTLLILGGTGDLSKRLLLPGLGQLIGSGRAPADLRVIGSGSRDWDDDTWQDLLKESFAAARTEADDDGKEALDAAVRNGSYQQVDLKDPQRLVNDIRSLDTPLAVYFALPPEVTQSTVAALKPGDLPEDTRLVLEKPFASDEASARELNRMLADLLPESDVYRVDHFLGMATVMNVLGLRFTNRILEPVWNNLHIDRVEIVFDEKLGLEGRAKYYDGAGALRDMIQSHLLHTMAVIAMGSPATLGQRDVRDLIAATLRASSVPQDYKRSTRRARWSAGEIDGEGVEAYAESPGVDPDRETETLAEVEIQVENDRWAGVPFILRSGKALGKTRQEAVITFKPVSHLPDGFTGSAGEASRLRISFAPARLELELNVNGPDNVFTLERTGLSAPMHKSAMTPYGEVLDGILSGDPLVSVRADIAEECWRIVDPVLKAWAAGEVPLETYPAGTMGPPEWESSRSDL from the coding sequence ATGAGTGAAACTTCTCCCCTGCGCACCCTTCTAATCCTCGGCGGCACCGGCGACCTCTCCAAGCGGCTGCTGCTGCCGGGGCTGGGCCAGCTGATCGGCAGCGGCCGCGCCCCCGCCGACCTCCGCGTCATCGGTTCAGGTTCACGGGACTGGGACGACGACACCTGGCAGGACCTGCTGAAAGAGTCCTTCGCCGCTGCCCGCACCGAGGCCGACGACGACGGGAAGGAAGCGCTCGACGCCGCGGTCCGGAACGGCAGCTATCAGCAGGTGGACCTGAAGGATCCCCAGCGGCTGGTAAACGACATCCGCAGCCTGGACACACCCCTGGCCGTCTATTTTGCGCTGCCTCCGGAAGTTACGCAGTCCACCGTGGCGGCACTGAAGCCCGGGGACCTGCCCGAGGACACGCGGCTGGTGCTCGAAAAGCCGTTTGCCAGCGACGAAGCCTCGGCCCGTGAGTTAAACCGGATGCTCGCGGACCTGCTGCCTGAAAGCGACGTGTACCGGGTGGACCACTTCCTGGGCATGGCCACCGTGATGAACGTCCTCGGGCTGCGGTTCACCAACCGCATCCTGGAGCCGGTGTGGAACAACCTTCACATTGACCGCGTGGAGATTGTCTTCGACGAGAAACTGGGGCTCGAGGGACGCGCGAAGTACTACGACGGCGCCGGCGCCCTGCGCGACATGATCCAGAGCCATCTGCTGCACACCATGGCCGTCATCGCGATGGGCTCTCCGGCAACGCTTGGCCAGCGGGATGTGCGGGACTTGATCGCCGCCACGCTTCGGGCATCCAGCGTGCCGCAGGACTATAAGCGCAGTACGCGCCGGGCCCGGTGGTCTGCCGGGGAGATCGACGGCGAAGGGGTTGAGGCATATGCCGAATCCCCCGGAGTTGATCCGGACCGGGAGACGGAGACGCTCGCGGAAGTGGAGATCCAGGTCGAGAACGACCGCTGGGCCGGTGTTCCTTTCATCCTGCGCTCGGGCAAAGCGCTGGGTAAAACGCGGCAGGAGGCCGTCATTACCTTCAAGCCGGTGAGCCACCTTCCTGATGGATTCACCGGTTCGGCGGGTGAAGCCTCCCGGCTGCGGATCTCCTTCGCCCCGGCCCGGCTGGAACTGGAGTTGAACGTCAACGGTCCGGACAATGTCTTCACGCTGGAGCGGACCGGGCTCAGCGCCCCGATGCACAAATCAGCCATGACCCCGTACGGCGAAGTGCTGGACGGCATCCTTTCAGGCGATCCGCTGGTCTCGGTGCGTGCGGACATCGCGGAGGAATGCTGGCGGATTGTGGATCCGGTGCTTAAGGCATGGGCGGCCGGCGAGGTTCCGCTCGAGACGTACCCTGCCGGAACCATGGGCCCTCCGGAGTGGGAATCCAGCCGTTCGGATTTGTGA
- a CDS encoding DUF6318 family protein: protein MIRTSARSAVPAARFGALGLAAILVLGGCSGDGGDPNAEAAEAAENNSSSPSVSKSFDPTGSASPSATPTPTAAAYKPATAEGPAENVPLPVMPELAKEESAEGLKAFATHWYALMNYGFETGEVEPMKQISGPDCVVCGNVYRLLGNGYDEEDWIFGGELVVMSTKTNYVVTSKGVYQVLIQIRQDPYEFRGPGGLLYGENDGVEGTTVQMIEATYNNGQWFAHNAVTIQ from the coding sequence ATGATCCGCACTTCTGCCCGTTCTGCTGTTCCTGCCGCACGGTTTGGAGCGCTGGGCCTGGCCGCCATTCTGGTGCTCGGCGGGTGTTCCGGAGACGGCGGCGACCCCAACGCCGAGGCAGCCGAGGCAGCCGAGAACAACTCCAGCAGCCCTTCAGTCAGCAAGAGTTTCGACCCCACGGGAAGCGCAAGTCCCTCTGCGACGCCGACGCCCACTGCCGCCGCCTACAAACCGGCAACCGCTGAGGGCCCCGCCGAGAATGTGCCTCTGCCGGTCATGCCTGAGCTTGCGAAGGAAGAGTCCGCGGAGGGACTGAAAGCCTTCGCCACCCACTGGTACGCCCTCATGAACTACGGGTTTGAGACGGGGGAGGTGGAGCCGATGAAGCAAATTAGCGGACCGGACTGCGTCGTTTGTGGCAACGTATACAGACTCCTGGGTAATGGCTACGACGAAGAAGATTGGATATTCGGCGGGGAGCTGGTGGTTATGTCGACCAAAACAAATTATGTAGTAACCAGCAAAGGTGTATACCAAGTTCTGATACAGATAAGACAAGACCCTTATGAGTTCCGCGGCCCTGGGGGCCTTTTATATGGGGAAAATGATGGCGTAGAAGGAACTACTGTTCAAATGATTGAAGCAACCTACAATAATGGACAGTGGTTCGCCCACAATGCTGTTACGATTCAGTAA
- a CDS encoding PKD domain-containing protein: protein MKLKVSAIVVFIALFLSAGAPASAKDNGGGSGEGGVDDDRVYVGAYFEIPGSGEWSHFDTGVPENLTEYRFELKCFEGDVGNILCLNENERYCKAAAGGKLVYWFSRLKDSGQAWNPLSPDPSCIYAEKPRDIGDQIRETILTEFQSRPILPGTLALQPSPHTLIGAHTNFYVEATEQVFDFAMFEQDIRIVARPTEYEWSYGDGTVYGPASPAGGPLPPGRWGEETSTSHVYRATGNFQASVTVYFSASYSINGGPMVPIDGRATVPSTPVAISVWKSESHNVADNCRVNPAGYGC from the coding sequence ATGAAACTCAAAGTTTCCGCCATTGTGGTGTTTATCGCACTTTTCCTATCTGCCGGCGCCCCAGCTAGCGCTAAAGACAACGGCGGTGGAAGCGGAGAGGGCGGGGTGGACGACGATAGAGTTTATGTTGGTGCATACTTTGAAATTCCTGGAAGCGGTGAATGGTCCCACTTTGACACGGGGGTGCCAGAGAATCTGACTGAATACAGGTTTGAGCTAAAATGTTTTGAGGGAGACGTCGGCAACATACTCTGCCTTAATGAGAATGAAAGATATTGCAAGGCTGCGGCGGGCGGTAAATTGGTCTATTGGTTCTCACGACTAAAAGACAGTGGGCAAGCCTGGAATCCTCTGAGCCCTGATCCGTCCTGCATTTACGCAGAAAAACCACGGGATATTGGCGACCAGATTCGAGAAACCATACTCACCGAGTTCCAGTCACGACCTATATTGCCGGGCACACTTGCGTTGCAGCCAAGTCCTCACACCCTGATTGGTGCGCACACAAACTTCTACGTAGAAGCGACTGAACAAGTTTTTGACTTTGCAATGTTTGAACAAGATATTCGAATTGTCGCTCGACCAACAGAGTACGAGTGGAGCTACGGAGACGGCACCGTTTACGGTCCTGCATCTCCCGCCGGAGGACCCCTCCCCCCAGGCCGCTGGGGTGAAGAGACCTCGACTAGCCATGTATACCGGGCAACGGGAAACTTTCAAGCCTCCGTCACGGTGTACTTTTCAGCGTCGTATTCGATCAACGGCGGCCCCATGGTGCCCATCGACGGCCGAGCTACGGTCCCCTCTACCCCCGTGGCCATCAGCGTGTGGAAATCCGAATCCCACAACGTCGCCGATAACTGCCGGGTAAATCCGGCTGGCTACGGCTGCTGA
- a CDS encoding DUF6318 family protein, protein MIRNSAQPAVPAARFGALGLAAILVLGGCSRSSGEPNAEAAENSSSSPSSSESTSPMESAAPSATPAAAYKPATAEGPAENVPMPVMPEVAKEESAEGLKAFATHWYDLMNYGFETGDVEPLKQISGPDCVVCGTAYRILGNGYANDDWILGGTLVTMSTKTNYAVTSKGVYQVLIQIRQDPYEYRGPAGKLYEVNKGLEATTVQMIEATYTENGWFAHNAVTIQ, encoded by the coding sequence ATGATCCGCAATTCTGCCCAACCTGCTGTTCCCGCCGCACGGTTTGGAGCGCTGGGACTTGCAGCCATCCTGGTGCTCGGCGGATGCTCCCGATCCAGCGGCGAGCCCAACGCTGAAGCAGCCGAGAACAGCTCGAGCAGCCCTTCCTCCAGCGAAAGCACCAGCCCCATGGAAAGCGCAGCTCCTTCTGCGACACCCGCCGCCGCCTACAAGCCGGCAACCGCTGAGGGTCCTGCGGAGAACGTGCCTATGCCTGTGATGCCCGAGGTTGCGAAGGAAGAGTCCGCGGAGGGACTGAAAGCCTTCGCCACCCACTGGTACGACCTGATGAATTACGGGTTCGAAACGGGGGATGTGGAGCCGCTGAAGCAGATCAGCGGCCCGGACTGCGTCGTATGCGGGACTGCTTACAGGATCCTGGGAAACGGCTACGCCAACGACGACTGGATCCTCGGCGGAACGCTGGTGACTATGTCAACTAAAACAAATTATGCGGTGACCAGCAAGGGAGTATATCAAGTCTTGATTCAAATAAGACAAGACCCTTACGAATACCGAGGACCGGCCGGAAAACTATATGAAGTAAATAAAGGCTTGGAAGCCACTACGGTGCAAATGATCGAAGCAACCTATACCGAAAATGGGTGGTTTGCCCACAACGCCGTCACTATCCAATAG